Proteins found in one Geomonas subterranea genomic segment:
- a CDS encoding murein hydrolase activator EnvC family protein, translating to MRHFTATTLLVLSLLAPALCRAGANEELQNIKKQIKEKNRLISKTQKVETKVSGELVQIQKSLTEKQSSLNTLGRDLAGVEKGIDKTHDDIERERQEAERKKAQINRRMAALYKGGDTGNLRVFFSSESFPQMSENLRYMRSILENDKKLFQQYNENLERLNHLKERLEQEALKKEGLRRSIEAKKREIEQEKSRKATYLVKVRQDKQGYLASLKELQANASRLQSMIQRLEAKSRKAYSSKGRPGKVSEPARPGVTAKATPVPNQGLGAQKGRLSLPVRGNIVDRFGRHKHPDFDSFTVSNGISVAAPAGSAIHAIYDGEVIFADYFKGYGNMIIVDHGDGFFSLYAHASSIAKRVGAKVSKNDVLASVGDLDSTKGPMLYFEIRYQGKPVDPSPWFR from the coding sequence ATGCGCCACTTTACCGCCACAACGCTGCTCGTCCTCTCCCTCCTGGCCCCCGCGCTTTGCCGCGCCGGCGCCAACGAGGAGTTGCAGAACATCAAGAAGCAGATCAAGGAAAAGAACCGGCTCATCTCCAAGACCCAGAAGGTGGAGACCAAGGTCTCCGGGGAACTGGTGCAGATCCAGAAGTCGCTGACCGAGAAGCAGTCGAGCCTCAACACCCTGGGGCGCGATCTCGCCGGTGTGGAGAAGGGGATCGACAAGACCCACGACGACATCGAGCGCGAACGTCAGGAGGCGGAGCGCAAGAAGGCGCAGATAAACCGCCGCATGGCCGCGCTCTACAAGGGGGGGGACACCGGCAACCTGCGCGTCTTCTTCTCTTCAGAGTCGTTCCCGCAGATGAGCGAGAACCTGCGCTACATGCGCAGCATCCTGGAGAACGACAAGAAGCTGTTCCAGCAGTACAACGAGAACCTGGAGCGGCTGAACCATCTGAAGGAGCGCCTGGAGCAGGAGGCGCTCAAGAAGGAAGGGCTGCGCCGTTCCATAGAGGCGAAAAAGCGCGAGATCGAGCAGGAAAAGAGCCGCAAGGCCACCTACCTGGTCAAGGTGCGCCAGGACAAGCAGGGGTACCTCGCGTCGCTCAAGGAGCTGCAGGCCAACGCGAGCCGCCTGCAGAGCATGATTCAAAGGCTTGAAGCCAAAAGTAGAAAAGCGTATAGTTCCAAAGGTCGTCCCGGCAAGGTGAGCGAGCCGGCGCGTCCCGGCGTGACCGCCAAGGCCACCCCGGTCCCCAACCAGGGGCTTGGTGCACAGAAAGGGCGGCTCTCACTGCCGGTGCGCGGCAACATCGTCGACCGTTTCGGTAGGCATAAACACCCCGATTTCGATTCCTTTACTGTCAGTAACGGGATCTCAGTGGCAGCACCCGCCGGCAGTGCCATTCACGCGATCTATGACGGCGAAGTGATTTTTGCCGACTATTTCAAAGGCTATGGTAATATGATCATCGTCGATCATGGCGATGGGTTCTTCAGTCTTTACGCCCACGCCTCGTCCATAGCCAAGAGGGTCGGCGCGAAGGTGTCGAAGAACGATGTCCTTGCCAGCGTGGGCGACCTTGACTCAACCAAGGGGCCCATGCTCTATTTCGAGATCAGATACCAGGGGAAACCGGTGGATCCGTCCCCCTGGTTCAGATAA
- a CDS encoding S41 family peptidase, with protein MFKGSKFKKTTLFVTTVALLTLVIAFGVQRRCAAQGGGNDYQSIELFTDVLAIVKKSYVEEVDTKKLVYGAINGMLTSLDPHSSFMPPDTYKEMKIDTKGAFGGLGIEITVKEGILTVISPIEDTPAFRAGIKAGDQILKIDDKFTKDLTITDAVKRMRGVKGTKVTLTIMREGFDKTKEFVLERDIIQVKSVKYKVLDDGYGYIRVAQFQEKTDDDLEKALQALQADKKQLRGLVLDLRNDPGGLLDQAVRVCEHFVPEGKLIVYTEGREKDSQMRFTSRKSHKQGEYPIVVLINSGSASASEIVAGCLQDHKRAVIMGTQSFGKGSVQTIIPLSDNSGLRLTTARYFTPSGRSIQAKGITPDIVAERVEIAATSEKREGMHIREKDLENHFEGDKKDDQDEKKVKQAPYKTDEMIKNDSQVLRALDLLKGWDILKSMGKLPS; from the coding sequence ATGTTCAAGGGCAGCAAATTCAAGAAGACAACCCTGTTTGTCACTACCGTTGCACTGCTGACGCTCGTCATCGCGTTCGGTGTGCAACGCAGATGCGCCGCCCAGGGGGGCGGCAACGACTACCAGTCCATCGAGCTGTTCACCGACGTGCTCGCCATCGTGAAGAAGAGCTACGTCGAGGAAGTGGACACGAAGAAGCTGGTCTACGGCGCCATCAACGGCATGCTCACTTCGCTCGACCCGCACAGTTCCTTCATGCCCCCCGACACCTACAAGGAGATGAAGATCGACACCAAGGGCGCCTTCGGCGGCCTGGGCATCGAGATCACCGTGAAGGAAGGGATCCTGACCGTCATCTCCCCGATAGAGGACACGCCGGCGTTCCGGGCGGGGATCAAGGCGGGCGACCAGATCCTCAAGATCGATGACAAGTTCACCAAGGACCTGACCATAACCGACGCGGTGAAAAGGATGCGCGGCGTGAAGGGGACCAAGGTCACCCTGACCATCATGCGTGAAGGGTTCGACAAGACCAAGGAGTTCGTCCTGGAGCGCGACATCATCCAGGTCAAGAGCGTGAAGTACAAGGTTCTCGACGACGGCTACGGCTACATCCGGGTCGCCCAGTTCCAGGAGAAGACGGACGACGACCTGGAGAAGGCGCTGCAGGCCCTTCAGGCGGACAAGAAGCAGCTCAGGGGCCTGGTGCTGGACCTCAGGAACGACCCCGGCGGGCTCCTCGACCAGGCGGTCCGCGTCTGCGAGCACTTCGTCCCGGAAGGGAAGCTGATCGTGTACACAGAGGGGCGCGAGAAGGACTCCCAGATGCGCTTCACCTCGAGGAAGAGCCACAAGCAGGGTGAATACCCCATCGTGGTGCTGATCAACAGCGGCTCGGCCTCCGCCTCGGAGATCGTTGCAGGGTGCCTGCAGGATCACAAGCGCGCGGTCATCATGGGGACCCAGAGCTTCGGCAAGGGTAGCGTGCAGACCATCATCCCGCTTTCCGACAACTCGGGCCTGAGGCTCACCACCGCCCGCTACTTCACCCCGAGCGGCCGCTCCATCCAGGCGAAGGGGATCACCCCGGACATCGTCGCGGAGCGGGTGGAGATCGCAGCGACCAGCGAGAAACGCGAAGGGATGCACATCCGCGAGAAGGACCTGGAGAACCACTTCGAAGGTGACAAGAAGGACGATCAGGACGAGAAGAAGGTGAAGCAGGCTCCCTACAAGACCGATGAGATGATCAAAAACGACTCCCAGGTGCTGCGCGCCCTCGATCTCCTCAAGGGGTGGGACATCCTGAAGAGCATGGGAAAACTTCCTTCTTAA
- a CDS encoding cohesin domain-containing protein, translated as MIRQTQWLLFLLLLLTATPAFALPTLSISSPASDGVFVLRGDQMDGVAGLDISIAYDSATLANPRVTMGRLAQGMMSAANPGNPVRIAIVGTRALTGGGIVASIAFDRTGNSPGIVTLVTGTLIDANGRKVAMAQPLIVNPSTVVAATGSGAGAAQSAQETKSETAQVSGGGMVPRSLPVGGTVTMPGQETAAGQEVIAAPEGAVVVETPSSREGAPAVRKRLPTKKAQLEGEQAPLDREENPPQERENPAPEAAKPMPQLTRPVMLTSVLDSFKTFQGERTPANLIALFRQPPPVPYNQLPPVAIADGKATVTLVIAMATGDVTPSFTFSDCTYVSHRRTEAGWEIQARPKRDVVKASVTMLYGGLRQEFPLTVAPKAALVQGRSRQVKESDFQRFLKERGTPARPRFDLNKDGRRDYVDDYIYAANYLAQAGAQVR; from the coding sequence ATGATCAGGCAGACGCAGTGGCTGCTTTTCCTCTTACTCCTTCTGACCGCTACTCCCGCTTTTGCCTTGCCGACCCTCTCCATATCCTCACCCGCTTCAGACGGCGTCTTCGTGCTGCGCGGCGACCAGATGGACGGGGTCGCGGGCCTGGACATCAGCATCGCCTATGATTCGGCCACGCTTGCCAACCCACGGGTGACCATGGGGAGGCTGGCGCAGGGGATGATGAGCGCCGCCAACCCCGGCAACCCTGTACGGATCGCCATCGTCGGCACGCGCGCCCTTACCGGCGGGGGGATCGTCGCCAGCATCGCCTTCGACCGGACCGGCAACTCTCCCGGAATCGTCACCCTGGTCACCGGCACCCTCATCGACGCCAACGGCAGGAAGGTCGCCATGGCGCAGCCGCTGATCGTCAATCCCTCAACGGTGGTCGCCGCGACTGGAAGTGGCGCCGGAGCGGCGCAGAGCGCGCAGGAGACCAAGAGCGAGACCGCCCAGGTAAGCGGGGGGGGCATGGTCCCGCGCTCCCTGCCGGTCGGGGGGACCGTCACCATGCCCGGACAGGAAACGGCGGCCGGGCAGGAGGTGATAGCCGCCCCAGAGGGCGCGGTGGTGGTCGAGACCCCCTCCAGCCGTGAGGGGGCGCCGGCGGTCAGGAAACGGCTGCCCACCAAAAAGGCGCAGCTGGAAGGCGAACAGGCGCCGCTGGACCGTGAGGAGAACCCGCCGCAGGAGAGGGAGAATCCGGCACCCGAGGCTGCGAAGCCCATGCCGCAACTGACCCGGCCGGTGATGCTCACCAGCGTCCTGGACAGCTTCAAGACCTTTCAGGGCGAGCGTACCCCCGCCAACCTGATCGCCCTTTTTCGTCAACCCCCTCCCGTTCCCTACAATCAGCTCCCACCGGTGGCCATCGCCGACGGCAAGGCCACGGTGACTCTGGTGATCGCCATGGCGACAGGCGACGTCACCCCCAGCTTCACCTTCAGCGATTGCACCTATGTCTCGCACAGACGCACGGAGGCCGGGTGGGAGATCCAGGCCAGGCCGAAGCGGGACGTGGTAAAGGCGAGCGTAACCATGCTCTACGGCGGCTTGCGCCAGGAGTTCCCGTTGACGGTGGCGCCCAAGGCCGCACTGGTGCAGGGGAGGTCCCGCCAGGTCAAGGAGAGCGACTTCCAGCGCTTTTTGAAGGAGCGGGGGACGCCGGCGCGCCCGCGTTTCGACCTCAACAAGGATGGCCGCCGCGACTACGTCGACGACTACATCTATGCCGCCAACTACCTGGCTCAAGCCGGAGCGCAGGTGCGTTGA
- the gabD gene encoding NADP-dependent succinate-semialdehyde dehydrogenase produces MLVLKDSGLFQQRCFINGAWTGADSGETIDVTNPATGESLGSIPKMGSAETRRAIEAAQAALPGWRAKTAQERAVIIRRWSELLVVHQDDLAVLMTAEQGKPLAEARGETVYAASFLEWFAEEGKRIYGDVIPAPQSDKRIVVLKEPVGVCVAITPWNFPSAMITRKVAPALAAGCTMVVKPATATPYSALALAELARRAGVPAGVFSVITGSATGIGGEMTSNPLVRKLTFTGSTDVGKKLMAQCAGTVKKVSLELGGNAPFIVFDDADLDAAVEGAVISKFRNTGQTCVCSNRFLVQDGIYDRFAEKLTQAVAMLKVGDGLKGETQLGPLIDMAAVEKVEEHIADAVAKGGRVVIGGTRHALGGSFFEPTVLTGVTPDMLLAREETFGPVAPLFRFRTEEEAIQLANATEFGLAAYFYSRDIARVWRVAEAVEYGIVGINTGLISTAVAPFGGMKESGIGREGSKYGIEEFLEVKYLCIGGIR; encoded by the coding sequence ATGTTAGTTCTGAAAGACAGTGGTCTTTTTCAGCAGCGTTGCTTCATCAACGGAGCCTGGACCGGGGCCGACAGCGGGGAGACCATCGATGTCACCAACCCCGCCACGGGGGAAAGCTTGGGGAGCATCCCGAAGATGGGGAGCGCCGAGACCCGGCGCGCCATCGAGGCTGCCCAAGCCGCCCTGCCGGGGTGGCGCGCCAAGACGGCGCAGGAACGCGCGGTGATCATCAGGCGCTGGTCCGAGCTGCTTGTGGTGCACCAGGACGACCTTGCCGTGCTGATGACTGCGGAGCAGGGGAAGCCGCTGGCCGAGGCCCGCGGCGAGACGGTTTACGCGGCGTCTTTTCTGGAGTGGTTCGCCGAGGAGGGGAAGAGAATCTACGGTGACGTCATACCGGCGCCGCAAAGCGACAAGCGCATCGTGGTCCTCAAGGAGCCGGTGGGAGTCTGCGTCGCCATTACCCCCTGGAATTTCCCTTCCGCCATGATCACCCGGAAGGTCGCGCCTGCGCTGGCCGCAGGCTGCACCATGGTGGTGAAGCCCGCAACGGCGACCCCATATTCGGCGCTGGCCCTGGCGGAACTGGCCCGGCGCGCGGGAGTCCCCGCCGGAGTCTTTTCGGTGATCACCGGCTCCGCAACCGGCATCGGCGGCGAGATGACCTCCAATCCGCTGGTCCGCAAGCTCACCTTCACCGGCTCCACCGATGTCGGCAAGAAGCTGATGGCGCAGTGCGCCGGGACGGTCAAGAAGGTTTCGCTGGAGCTTGGCGGCAACGCCCCCTTCATCGTCTTCGACGACGCCGACCTCGACGCCGCCGTCGAGGGGGCGGTCATATCCAAGTTCCGCAACACCGGCCAGACCTGTGTCTGCTCCAACCGGTTCCTGGTGCAGGACGGCATCTACGACCGCTTCGCCGAGAAGCTGACGCAAGCCGTCGCGATGCTGAAGGTGGGGGACGGGCTGAAGGGTGAGACCCAGCTGGGGCCGCTTATCGACATGGCGGCGGTGGAGAAGGTCGAGGAACATATAGCCGACGCCGTCGCCAAGGGGGGACGTGTCGTCATCGGCGGCACGCGGCACGCGCTGGGAGGTTCCTTCTTCGAACCCACCGTGCTGACCGGGGTCACTCCGGACATGCTGCTCGCGAGGGAGGAGACGTTCGGTCCGGTGGCGCCGCTGTTTCGCTTCCGGACCGAGGAAGAAGCCATCCAGTTGGCGAACGCCACCGAGTTTGGCCTGGCCGCCTACTTCTACAGCCGGGACATCGCGCGGGTCTGGAGGGTGGCCGAGGCGGTGGAGTACGGCATCGTCGGCATCAACACCGGCCTCATTTCCACGGCGGTCGCTCCCTTTGGCGGTATGAAGGAGTCCGGCATCGGCCGGGAAGGCTCCAAGTACGGCATCGAGGAGTTTCTGGAAGTGAAATACCTCTGCATCGGCGGCATACGATAA
- the fdhD gene encoding formate dehydrogenase accessory sulfurtransferase FdhD, whose amino-acid sequence MTNVTTYNDGKVLRGEVDVVREFPLVLRVNDRELVTLIASPHDLRFLVAGFLRLQGFVSHLDDFLVLSVCNDYGIANVRIKGEIPKELKPVLTSGCGTGITFSLPGTDSARGGDAGVQVAVAAIFELMKQLAMNCTSYKSHGGVHSAAVGAVDGTLVLHAEDLGRHNTIDRLAGEALLKGIPLSGTILATSGRVSAEMAAKAALLGIAVIVSRTSPTDMAIRICDEAGITLVGYLRGTRFTVYTHPHHILFT is encoded by the coding sequence ATGACCAACGTTACTACCTACAACGACGGAAAGGTGCTGCGCGGCGAGGTCGACGTGGTGCGGGAATTCCCCCTGGTGCTGCGCGTCAACGATCGTGAGCTCGTCACGCTGATCGCCTCGCCCCACGACCTGCGCTTCCTGGTGGCCGGTTTTCTGCGGCTGCAGGGATTCGTCTCGCACCTGGACGACTTCCTGGTGTTGAGCGTTTGCAACGATTACGGCATCGCCAACGTTCGCATCAAGGGCGAAATCCCCAAGGAGCTGAAACCGGTGCTGACCTCCGGGTGCGGCACCGGCATCACCTTCTCTCTGCCGGGCACAGACAGCGCGAGGGGGGGGGACGCCGGGGTGCAGGTTGCGGTCGCGGCAATCTTCGAGCTGATGAAGCAACTGGCGATGAACTGCACCAGCTATAAGAGCCACGGCGGGGTCCACTCCGCCGCCGTCGGCGCTGTCGACGGGACGCTCGTCCTGCACGCGGAGGACCTTGGTAGGCACAACACCATCGATCGTCTGGCCGGGGAGGCCCTGCTGAAGGGCATTCCCCTGTCCGGAACCATCCTGGCCACCTCCGGCCGTGTCTCTGCGGAAATGGCTGCCAAGGCTGCGCTTTTGGGCATCGCCGTCATCGTTTCCCGCACCTCTCCCACCGACATGGCCATCCGCATCTGCGACGAGGCCGGTATCACCCTGGTCGGCTACCTGCGCGGTACCAGGTTCACCGTCTACACTCATCCGCACCACATTTTATTTACTTAA
- the acnB gene encoding bifunctional aconitate hydratase 2/2-methylisocitrate dehydratase has product MIEAYLKQEAERKALGIPAKPLDPEQTADLCKLLEAPPAGKEEFLLHLLKERVSPGVDPAAEVKAGFLAAILSGAKKSPLVSKKDAVKILGTMLGGYNVAPLVAGLKDAEVADEAVKALCGTTLVYDAFDDVLELSKSNAGAKKVLESWANAEWFTSKPGLPETVKVKVYKVEGEINTDDFSPAGDAWSRPDIPLHALAMGKTRFPDGNATIAKFRADGFQVAFVGDVVGTGSSRKSACNSVLWHIGQDIPAVPNKRRDGIIIGGVIAPIFFNTAQDSGAFPIKTDVTKMKTGDVIVINSKKGEITTEGGEVLSTFTVAPNTLFDEFRAGGRIPLIIGRALTDRARKALGMAPTDVFTLPVNPVAKPGQGYSLAQKMVGQACGVAGVLPGTACEPKMTTVGSQDTTGPMTADELKELACLKFQAPMFMQSFCHTAAYPKPADVKMHKTLPQFIIERGGVPLKPGDGVIHSWLNRLLVPDTVGTGGDSHTRFPIGISFPAGSGLVAFAGALGFMPLDMPESVLVRFKGKFNPGITLRDAVNAIPYWAIKQGLLTVPKKNKVNIFNGRILEMEGLPELSVEQAFELTDAAAERSAAAGCIKLSEQSVATYLRSNVALMKQMIADGYQDAQTLQNRIDAVNEWLKAPKLLEADANAEYAAVIEIDLAEITEPILACPNDPDDVKLLSEVAGTPIQDVFLGSCMTNIGHFRAAGEIWRGQKFNPNVRTWICPPTRMDQAKLKDEAYFSVYSAMGARVEIAGCSLCMGNQARVPDGVNMFSTSTRNFDDRIGNGAKVFLGSAELGAVTVNMGKLPTPAEYLAVYKEKVEPNKDSVYKYLQFDEM; this is encoded by the coding sequence ATGATCGAAGCGTACCTGAAGCAAGAGGCAGAAAGAAAGGCACTTGGGATTCCTGCGAAGCCGCTCGACCCTGAGCAGACCGCGGACCTTTGCAAACTGTTGGAAGCGCCCCCGGCAGGCAAGGAGGAGTTCCTGCTCCACCTCCTGAAGGAAAGGGTTTCTCCGGGCGTCGACCCGGCGGCCGAAGTGAAGGCCGGTTTCCTGGCGGCCATCCTTTCCGGCGCCAAGAAGTCCCCGCTGGTCTCCAAGAAAGACGCAGTCAAGATCCTCGGCACCATGCTGGGCGGCTACAACGTGGCCCCGCTGGTTGCAGGCCTGAAGGACGCGGAAGTCGCCGACGAGGCGGTCAAGGCCCTCTGCGGCACCACCCTCGTGTACGATGCCTTCGATGACGTTCTTGAACTCTCCAAGTCCAACGCCGGCGCCAAGAAGGTGCTCGAGTCCTGGGCCAACGCCGAGTGGTTCACCTCCAAGCCCGGCCTGCCGGAGACCGTGAAGGTGAAGGTCTACAAGGTCGAGGGGGAGATCAACACCGACGACTTCTCCCCGGCGGGCGACGCCTGGAGCCGTCCGGACATCCCGCTGCACGCGCTTGCCATGGGCAAGACCCGCTTCCCCGACGGCAACGCCACCATCGCCAAGTTCAGGGCGGACGGGTTCCAGGTTGCCTTCGTGGGTGACGTCGTGGGTACCGGCTCCTCCCGTAAATCCGCCTGCAACAGCGTCCTCTGGCACATCGGCCAGGACATCCCGGCGGTTCCGAACAAGCGTCGCGACGGCATCATCATCGGCGGCGTCATCGCACCGATCTTCTTCAACACCGCGCAGGATTCCGGCGCCTTCCCGATCAAGACCGACGTGACCAAGATGAAGACCGGCGACGTCATCGTGATCAACTCCAAGAAAGGTGAGATCACCACCGAGGGGGGCGAAGTTCTCTCCACCTTCACCGTGGCCCCCAACACCCTGTTCGACGAGTTCCGCGCCGGCGGCCGCATTCCGCTGATCATCGGCCGCGCCCTTACCGACCGCGCCAGGAAGGCGCTCGGCATGGCCCCGACCGACGTCTTCACCCTGCCGGTCAACCCGGTTGCCAAGCCGGGCCAGGGGTACTCCCTGGCTCAGAAGATGGTCGGCCAGGCCTGCGGCGTCGCCGGCGTCCTCCCGGGCACCGCGTGCGAACCGAAGATGACCACCGTCGGTTCCCAGGACACCACGGGACCTATGACCGCCGACGAGCTGAAAGAACTCGCCTGCCTGAAGTTCCAGGCGCCGATGTTCATGCAGTCCTTCTGCCACACCGCTGCCTACCCGAAGCCGGCCGACGTCAAGATGCACAAGACCCTGCCGCAGTTCATCATCGAGCGTGGCGGCGTGCCCCTGAAGCCGGGCGACGGCGTCATCCACTCCTGGCTCAACCGTCTGCTGGTTCCGGACACCGTCGGTACCGGCGGCGACTCCCACACCCGTTTCCCGATCGGGATCTCCTTCCCGGCGGGTTCCGGCCTGGTCGCCTTCGCAGGCGCCCTCGGCTTCATGCCGCTGGACATGCCCGAGTCCGTACTGGTCCGCTTCAAGGGCAAGTTCAACCCCGGCATCACCCTGCGCGACGCGGTCAACGCCATCCCGTACTGGGCGATCAAGCAGGGGCTCCTCACCGTGCCCAAGAAGAACAAGGTCAACATCTTCAACGGCCGCATTCTCGAGATGGAAGGTCTTCCGGAGCTCTCCGTCGAGCAGGCCTTCGAGCTGACCGACGCCGCCGCCGAGCGTAGCGCCGCCGCAGGCTGCATCAAGCTCTCCGAGCAGTCCGTGGCCACCTACCTCCGTTCCAACGTAGCTCTCATGAAGCAGATGATCGCCGACGGCTACCAGGACGCACAGACCCTGCAGAACCGCATCGACGCGGTCAACGAGTGGCTGAAGGCTCCGAAGCTTCTGGAAGCGGACGCCAACGCCGAGTACGCCGCTGTCATCGAGATCGATCTCGCCGAGATCACCGAGCCGATCCTCGCCTGCCCGAACGATCCGGACGACGTGAAGCTCCTCTCCGAGGTTGCCGGCACCCCGATCCAGGACGTGTTCCTCGGTTCCTGCATGACCAACATCGGTCACTTCCGCGCTGCCGGTGAGATCTGGAGGGGCCAGAAGTTCAACCCCAACGTCCGCACCTGGATCTGCCCGCCGACCCGCATGGACCAGGCCAAGCTGAAAGACGAGGCGTACTTCTCCGTCTACAGCGCCATGGGCGCACGCGTCGAGATCGCCGGCTGCTCGCTCTGCATGGGCAACCAGGCACGCGTGCCCGACGGGGTGAACATGTTCTCCACCTCGACCCGCAACTTCGACGACAGGATCGGCAATGGCGCCAAGGTGTTCCTGGGCTCCGCCGAGCTCGGTGCCGTCACCGTCAACATGGGCAAGCTCCCGACCCCGGCCGAGTACCTGGCCGTGTACAAGGAGAAGGTCGAGCCGAACAAGGACAGCGTGTACAAGTACCTCCAGTTCGACGAGATGTAA
- a CDS encoding M3 family oligoendopeptidase: protein MSSDLNWDTTPLYPSPSAPELTKAFDDATVQVAGFRERYRGKVAGLSAAALLEALQAYEKLQEELAVPQLYSHLLFAADSESDLHKRLSQKSQEFGNAMGRELLFFDLEIIQMEEEPYQQLLQDPVLGNYRHFLAVLRKFKKHTLSEREESLLTQKSLTGVQAFCRLFDEVSASLRYTLEMDGETKEMTGEELLALLHHPDAALRERAFGTFLKKHEEHSILYSAVFNNVALDHSQEMELRNYSHPMEPTNLGNEIPNEVVESLMQVSEKNYPLAQEYFRLKARLLGIPKLKNTDVYAPLTESDRTYSFEEARAMTVEAYRGFSEEFAQLADSFFTGKRVDVLPRPGKSGGAFCMGMTPSLPPYLLLNFTGNLRDVATIAHEVGHGIHYQLAQRQTMLNYHPPLPLAETASVFGEMLLTRQLLERETDVEVKKSLLCAKIEDIIATTFRQNVLTRFEEQMHLERVNGLLTATELSDLWWRENAKLYGDSVEMIEPYRYGWSYISHFIHARFYCYSYTCAELVVLSLFQRYLKERESFVPIYREILADGGSKSPGDTLAPAGIVFSDPSFWQGGYDLLADLIAELKALL, encoded by the coding sequence CCGGGCTTTCCGCGGCAGCCCTTCTGGAAGCGCTGCAAGCGTACGAGAAGCTGCAGGAGGAGCTCGCCGTACCACAGCTCTACTCGCACCTGCTCTTCGCTGCCGACAGCGAAAGCGACCTGCACAAGCGCCTCTCCCAGAAGTCCCAGGAGTTCGGCAACGCCATGGGACGGGAACTCCTCTTCTTCGATCTCGAGATCATCCAGATGGAGGAGGAACCGTACCAGCAGCTGCTGCAGGATCCTGTGCTCGGCAATTACCGGCACTTCCTGGCGGTGCTGCGTAAGTTCAAGAAGCACACCCTGTCCGAGCGCGAGGAGAGCCTCCTTACCCAGAAGAGCCTTACCGGCGTCCAGGCCTTCTGCCGCCTGTTCGACGAGGTCTCCGCCTCGCTGCGCTACACCCTGGAGATGGACGGCGAGACGAAGGAGATGACCGGAGAGGAGCTGCTGGCACTTTTGCATCACCCCGATGCGGCATTGAGGGAGCGCGCCTTCGGCACCTTCCTGAAAAAGCACGAGGAGCACAGCATCCTCTACTCGGCGGTGTTCAACAACGTCGCCCTGGATCATTCCCAGGAGATGGAGCTCAGAAACTACAGCCATCCGATGGAGCCGACCAACCTCGGCAACGAGATCCCCAACGAGGTGGTGGAAAGCCTGATGCAGGTTTCCGAAAAGAACTATCCGCTGGCCCAGGAATACTTCCGCCTCAAGGCCAGGCTGCTCGGCATCCCCAAACTTAAGAACACCGACGTCTACGCGCCGCTCACGGAAAGCGACCGCACGTACAGCTTCGAAGAGGCGCGCGCCATGACGGTCGAGGCTTACCGCGGCTTCTCCGAGGAGTTCGCCCAGCTCGCCGACTCCTTCTTCACCGGGAAGCGGGTGGACGTGCTGCCCCGTCCCGGGAAGAGCGGCGGCGCCTTCTGCATGGGTATGACTCCTTCGCTTCCCCCGTACCTGCTGCTGAACTTTACCGGCAACCTGCGCGACGTCGCCACCATCGCCCACGAGGTGGGACATGGCATCCATTACCAGCTCGCCCAGCGCCAGACCATGCTGAACTACCACCCGCCGCTCCCCTTGGCGGAAACCGCATCGGTGTTCGGGGAGATGCTGCTGACCCGCCAGCTCCTGGAGCGGGAGACCGACGTCGAAGTGAAGAAGTCGCTTCTGTGCGCCAAGATCGAGGACATCATCGCCACGACCTTCCGGCAGAACGTGCTGACCAGGTTCGAGGAGCAGATGCACCTGGAGCGGGTGAACGGTCTTTTGACCGCGACCGAGCTTTCGGACCTCTGGTGGCGGGAGAACGCGAAGCTGTACGGGGACTCCGTGGAGATGATCGAACCCTACCGCTACGGCTGGAGCTACATCTCGCACTTCATCCACGCCCGTTTCTACTGCTACTCCTACACCTGCGCCGAGCTGGTGGTGTTGTCGCTGTTCCAGCGCTACCTGAAGGAGCGGGAGAGCTTTGTCCCCATCTACCGCGAGATCCTCGCCGACGGCGGTTCCAAGTCCCCCGGCGACACCCTCGCACCGGCCGGCATCGTCTTCAGCGACCCAAGCTTCTGGCAGGGAGGGTACGACCTCCTGGCCGACCTCATCGCGGAGTTGAAAGCGCTGCTGTAA